ACACTATGACACCGTTGAGGAACTGAAGGATGAGCTCCTACAATATCTCTTTTACTACAACGAAATGAGGCATCATCAAGGAATAAATGACATACCTCTTAACTTTAGAAAATCATTACCGAATTAGTTGACTTTTACAATGCGAAGGAGGTACGACCGAAGCAATCTCCTCGATGAGATTGCCACGCTTAGCTCGCAATGACGTGGAACTATTTGCCTTGCAACACAATCACAAACTCCCCTTTGATCGGATTGTTCTCGAAATGATTGATCACTTCTGGAATGGTTCCGCGAATGGTCTCTTCGTGGAGTTTGCTTATCTCCCGTGAAACGGAAACCAATCGTTCTTCACCTGCGGCTTCCAACAATTGTCCGAGTGTCTTCAAAAGGCGGTGCGGACTTTCGTACAGAACGCTTGTAACGTCCTTTTCCACCAACTCCGCAATTCGGGTCTGGCGCCCTTTTTTGTGAGGCAGAAATCCTTCGTAATGGAACTTCTCGCAGGGCAAACCGCTGTTGACCAACGCAGGAACGAATGCGGTCGCTCCTGGAAGTGTAATTACCTCAATTCCCTGTTTCACGGCTTCGCGAACGAGCAGAAAACCTGGATCAGAAATAGCAGGCGTTCCAGCATCGCTTATCAGCGCAATGTTCTTTCCTGTCTCCAACTCATTCACCCAACGGGAAACAACTTTGTGCTCATTATTGAGATGAAACGAACTCATCGGTGTTCCGATCTCGAAGTGTTTCATGAGCTTACCCGAA
The nucleotide sequence above comes from Flavobacteriales bacterium. Encoded proteins:
- a CDS encoding IS3 family transposase, giving the protein HYDTVEELKDELLQYLFYYNEMRHHQGINDIPLNFRKSLPN
- the rsmI gene encoding 16S rRNA (cytidine(1402)-2'-O)-methyltransferase codes for the protein MGTLYIVPTPIGNLEDMTFRAIKILKEVDQILAEDTRTSGKLMKHFEIGTPMSSFHLNNEHKVVSRWVNELETGKNIALISDAGTPAISDPGFLLVREAVKQGIEVITLPGATAFVPALVNSGLPCEKFHYEGFLPHKKGRQTRIAELVEKDVTSVLYESPHRLLKTLGQLLEAAGEERLVSVSREISKLHEETIRGTIPEVINHFENNPIKGEFVIVLQGK